One genomic window of Oncorhynchus clarkii lewisi isolate Uvic-CL-2024 chromosome 5, UVic_Ocla_1.0, whole genome shotgun sequence includes the following:
- the LOC139408439 gene encoding peptidyl-prolyl cis-trans isomerase A-like produces the protein MPNPRVYFDITIGDTPAGRIEMELFADVVPKTAENFRVLCTGDKGFGYKGSSFHRIIPGFMCQGGDFTNHNGTGGKSIYGNKFADENFTLKHTGMGCLSMANAGPNTNGSQFFICTANTDWLNGKHVVFGKVVEGLNIIASMEKKGSSSGKCSAKVAIADCGEL, from the exons ATGCCTAACCCCAGAGTTTACTTCGACATCACTATCGGCGATACCCCCGCCGGAAGGATTGAAATGGAG CTTTTTGCAGATGTTGTCCCCAAGACTGCAG AGAACTTCCGTGTCCTGTGCACTGGGGACAAGGGGTTTGGCTACAAGGGCTCCAGCTTCCATCGCATCATCCCCGGTTTCATGTGCCAG GGCGGAGACTTCACCAACCACAATGGAACTGGGGGCAAGTCCATCTACGGCAATAAGTTTGCTGACGAGAACTTCACCCTGAAGCACACAGGCATGGGCTGTCTGTCCATGGCCAACGCTGGCCCTAACACCAACGGGTCCCAGTTCTTTATCTGCACTGCGAACACTGACTG GCTGAATGGCAAGCACGTTGTGTTTGGCAAGGTGGTCGAGGGCCTCAACATCATCGCTAGCATGGAGAAGAAGGGTTCCAGCAGCGGCAAGTGTTCCGCCAAGGTCGCCATCGCTGACTGCGGAGAGCTCTGA